A genomic segment from Methanoplanus limicola DSM 2279 encodes:
- a CDS encoding aspartate aminotransferase family protein has translation MTNNPDSKELDSRYFMQAFKRNLKIVKGSGSYVWDDEGKKYLDCVAGIAVCSTGHCHPKVVEAICSQAKELIHVSNLYYVPNQGELAEKLVEISGLKGGRVFMANSGAEANEAALKLARIRTGRSKFISFKDGFHGRTCASLAVTHKPAIREPFGPLQPYCDFVDYGDLEALKELAGRDTAGIFVECIQGEAGVIPAPEGFLKGIREICDDTGALMITDEVQTGMGRTGSWFAYQNAGVNPDIVTIAKGIASGFPMGAIVAREGLSFNPGEHGSTFAGGPVACAAALATIGVIEEILPRIPEKSERFRNSLSALNPRVEGLMIGISAGEDKCPGVQQRCQEKGVLVNCAGHGNLRLVPPLTISDSEIDIAAEAINASFD, from the coding sequence ATGACAAATAATCCGGACTCAAAGGAACTCGACAGCCGCTACTTTATGCAGGCATTTAAGCGCAATCTGAAGATCGTTAAAGGTAGTGGCTCATATGTCTGGGATGATGAAGGGAAAAAATACCTTGACTGTGTTGCAGGCATTGCCGTATGCAGTACGGGGCACTGCCACCCGAAGGTTGTCGAGGCGATATGCAGTCAGGCAAAGGAGCTGATTCATGTCTCCAATCTATATTATGTCCCCAATCAGGGCGAACTTGCAGAAAAGCTTGTGGAGATCTCCGGGCTTAAAGGCGGGCGTGTGTTTATGGCAAACTCCGGCGCTGAGGCTAATGAGGCAGCCTTAAAGCTTGCACGAATCAGAACCGGCAGGAGTAAGTTCATCTCATTTAAGGATGGTTTTCACGGAAGAACCTGCGCTTCACTTGCAGTGACCCACAAGCCGGCTATACGTGAACCCTTCGGGCCTCTTCAGCCGTACTGCGACTTTGTGGATTATGGCGATCTTGAAGCCTTAAAAGAACTGGCAGGCAGGGATACTGCGGGTATTTTTGTCGAATGCATCCAGGGCGAGGCAGGAGTTATTCCGGCACCTGAAGGTTTCCTTAAGGGAATCAGGGAGATCTGTGATGATACCGGTGCTCTTATGATTACGGATGAGGTCCAGACCGGAATGGGAAGGACCGGCAGCTGGTTTGCGTACCAGAATGCCGGAGTAAACCCGGATATTGTCACCATTGCAAAGGGCATTGCCAGCGGATTTCCGATGGGTGCTATAGTTGCACGTGAGGGCCTCTCCTTTAATCCGGGTGAGCATGGCAGCACCTTTGCCGGCGGACCGGTAGCATGCGCAGCAGCTCTTGCAACCATAGGTGTAATCGAGGAGATCCTTCCCCGGATTCCGGAGAAGTCGGAGCGGTTCAGAAACAGCCTCTCCGCTTTGAACCCCCGTGTTGAAGGGCTTATGATTGGCATATCGGCCGGTGAGGACAAATGCCCGGGAGTGCAGCAGAGGTGCCAGGAGAAGGGCGTTCTTGTCAACTGTGCAGGACATGGCAATCTAAGGCTTGTTCCGCCGCTGACAATATCTGACAGTGAGATCGATATTGCTGCTGAGGCGATTAATGCGTCATTTGATTAG
- the guaA gene encoding glutamine-hydrolyzing GMP synthase, whose amino-acid sequence MVNTEKFIESAIKEIREKADGKKVVMALSGGVDSSVCAELARRAIGENLISIYVDTGLMRKGETERIKTLFSDLNLDVVDAGDEFINALRGVSDPEVKRKIIGEKFIRIFEREAKKTEAEYLLQGTIYPDVIESEGGIKSHHNVGGLPYDIAFEGLIEPLIDLYKDEVRDVAGALGLPLEIQHRMPFPGPGLAVRCVGEITEEKIEIVREANAIAEEELVEKFRPWQCLAAVIGLGTGVKGDVRLHGWIVSVRAVYSRDAMTADPVEVPWETLHRIASRITSEIPGVSRVVYDITPKPPATIEYE is encoded by the coding sequence ATGGTAAATACAGAAAAATTCATTGAAAGTGCAATAAAGGAAATCCGTGAGAAAGCAGACGGAAAAAAAGTTGTGATGGCGCTATCCGGGGGGGTAGATTCATCGGTATGTGCTGAGCTTGCAAGGCGTGCAATCGGTGAAAACCTCATCTCGATATATGTCGATACCGGACTTATGAGAAAAGGGGAGACTGAGAGAATTAAGACTCTCTTCTCTGATCTCAATCTCGATGTGGTCGATGCCGGGGATGAATTTATCAATGCCCTTAGGGGTGTCAGTGATCCTGAGGTTAAGAGAAAGATCATTGGTGAGAAGTTCATCAGGATCTTTGAGCGCGAGGCTAAGAAGACAGAGGCTGAATATCTTCTTCAGGGCACGATATATCCTGATGTCATTGAGAGTGAGGGCGGTATTAAGAGTCACCACAATGTAGGAGGACTGCCATATGATATTGCATTTGAGGGCCTCATCGAACCTCTGATTGATCTCTATAAAGACGAAGTCCGGGATGTTGCAGGTGCCCTTGGGCTTCCTCTTGAAATTCAGCACAGGATGCCCTTCCCGGGGCCCGGCCTTGCAGTGCGCTGTGTAGGTGAGATTACTGAAGAGAAGATTGAGATTGTACGGGAGGCAAACGCAATTGCCGAGGAGGAACTTGTTGAGAAGTTCAGGCCCTGGCAGTGCCTTGCAGCAGTAATCGGTCTTGGAACCGGTGTTAAAGGTGACGTAAGGCTTCATGGATGGATTGTCTCAGTAAGGGCTGTATATTCAAGGGATGCCATGACAGCAGACCCTGTGGAGGTGCCCTGGGAGACACTGCATCGTATTGCAAGCAGGATCACATCCGAAATTCCGGGCGTGTCAAGGGTTGTCTATGATATCACTCCAAAACCGCCCGCAACGATTGAATACGAGTAA